The Methanobacterium lacus genome includes a region encoding these proteins:
- a CDS encoding Ig-like domain-containing protein has translation MGLNKKSLFFVMIIFVFLILFTGSVSATDTTAPTVTNVDPASGTSNVPGNKVINVTFSEPMQHGYDSVELKDSNSNVIPITQSLGSRVLTITPNDYLDHGGYTLILHTGCYKDLAGNNLAVYTSTFTVESTAPTVIAVDPDDDATGIPGNKQIKVSFSEPMQQGNRLVDLKDSNGNVIPITQSLGSRVLTITPNDYLNHGTYTLTLHTGCYNDLANNYLNLWSSNFAVESTAPTVTDIDPDNGATNIPATKIINVTFSELMQQGNRLVDLKDSNGNVIPITQSLGSRVLTITPNDNLNHGTYTLTLHSGCYNDLANNYLNVWSSTFTVESTAPTVTDIDPDNGATNIPINKQIKVTFSETVQSGTGSVQLKDSNNNIVSITKSLANKVLTIIPSNLSPGPYILYLYNGCYKDLANNNLATFTSSFTVDNIPPSVISCDPVNNAVNVPLNKTILVTFNEPIIGGNNQIELRDNNGSTISTVNTINGNVLTITPSTLFSYGKIYTLHLLAGSYKDLAGNLLGDYNYSFAARNLVLNLNTNQTYSTIQDAVNDASPNDIIQPLSGTYIENILISKTLTIMPVSGSRVIVQALISSSPVFNLTSNGIIIQGMTIRGSTNNQSAVYINSGASNCIINGNTITNNYVGINNVLSNNTRITNNNITNYSYMGINMGKDHLYTNNTLIQNNIITTGLSGITYGIHFGDCKNTTIIGNSILWEGSSTTGVTSLGINAQDSTANINFNRIAGFTYCGLRDQNSTVNYSNNWWGTNNPIYFTNGDSNGDVCDPNAISNPYPYLKLKISSNKNPTGLNNTCSITADLTHDNNGKNTSNSGSLPDGIPINFTSTLGTIANPGYTRYGKAVTTFTGSIYGNATINATLDNQIVSTMVNLVKVYNNRTLASYTNIQSAIDDALSGDTIIVEDGTYNENITLNKKLTLKSDVNSNSIIKGVVTISSNGSNSVLQDLIVNGHVNLFANNCNIIGNRIIGNGSSGVIASTSINNFIFNNTITANGYDGINSTFSNNTYSGNEIFGCHSGIYSYYSADTIDGNDLTGNYYGIWTYNAADLIHFNRISGNTYGLRNDLGIVDATDNWWGNNNDPSTESSNINLVSGSVNSSSWLVLSVNTSSTNSGGKTSVTADLTHDNTGSDTSSNGHIPDGIPVNFNTNFGTIIGTAYTLKGKSSTILNLGTTQNATVTCNATLDNQNVSTTSLIITGVAVLNITSTAVDNATGSPLNTTYTIPLNNSVTWLSVLWINRGMFTDEMQIIIDGVVVQDKYFTNPAYTKWQNSYPTSLFDAIKYVNQHLPFIATTELPTFWNNLTTQYNLTSEELTFIKNHSQDFTDNITFDIVYSGSPGLKLNVTDSHSNIFNLNFPGNAIKRTSQVIYVGSQGEGVKSFAIATTDVTADVLQYWWNQYSSYQTGDVKNVAYNTFLTALTVEYLHDQIADNITTLLNVTWSRTSPIIVSVAEDPQQIYVTLECDHGMGMTVVGQFEDIYVFNFMTSFYISNIEDDVMSNAYNLSFNSVTMDLLYRYNNNKNDLESIEEDGFIIVKSISNDNFLVFDSETGMVRDIDTVHNFYGGYYFYKQTTNMINYITLIGFKYLYWQISNPWDLGNFQFLWNGTGNVFISSNGKFLADISADNILEITGPMGSKTVVGTQGALDITDILDANAGLQNLHLILTDTDQGFIATSPLYILWAGIDRQDLELPQLFPTPSFTWPPSPFPPLPLPPANFPPTPWDQNSPEIPIDPNTVFKDFWRDTINPFISIHNYILKSQDLPPNAQIPPGSLYIVIHTPFNDAEGNPYYYIPWIQPGGA, from the coding sequence ATGGGATTAAATAAGAAAAGTTTATTTTTTGTAATGATTATTTTTGTATTTTTAATATTATTTACAGGTTCAGTATCTGCGACTGACACCACTGCTCCAACAGTGACTAATGTTGATCCGGCTAGTGGTACATCAAATGTTCCAGGGAATAAAGTAATTAACGTTACTTTCAGTGAGCCTATGCAACATGGTTATGATAGTGTTGAATTGAAGGACAGCAATAGTAATGTTATTCCAATTACTCAGTCGTTAGGTAGTAGGGTTTTAACAATTACACCGAATGACTACTTGGATCATGGAGGTTACACCCTTATTTTACATACTGGTTGTTATAAAGATCTTGCAGGTAACAATTTAGCTGTGTATACATCAACTTTTACGGTTGAAAGCACAGCACCAACAGTCATAGCTGTCGATCCTGATGATGATGCTACGGGGATACCGGGAAATAAACAAATTAAAGTCAGTTTCAGTGAGCCTATGCAACAGGGTAATAGACTTGTTGATTTGAAGGATAGTAACGGTAATGTTATTCCAATTACTCAATCATTGGGAAGCAGAGTGTTAACAATTACTCCTAATGACTATTTAAATCACGGAACATACACATTAACCTTACATACGGGCTGTTATAATGATTTAGCTAATAATTATCTAAATTTATGGTCCTCAAATTTTGCAGTTGAAAGTACAGCACCAACAGTCACAGATATCGATCCAGATAACGGTGCAACAAATATACCTGCAACTAAAATAATCAATGTCACTTTCAGTGAACTTATGCAACAGGGTAATAGACTTGTTGATTTGAAGGATAGTAACGGTAATGTTATTCCAATTACTCAATCATTGGGAAGCAGAGTGTTAACAATTACTCCTAATGATAATTTAAATCACGGAACATACACACTAACATTACATAGTGGTTGCTATAATGATTTAGCTAATAACTATCTGAATGTATGGTCCTCAACCTTTACAGTTGAAAGCACAGCACCAACCGTCACAGATATCGATCCAGATAACGGTGCAACAAATATACCAATCAATAAACAAATCAAAGTAACTTTCAGTGAAACAGTGCAAAGTGGTACAGGATCAGTTCAATTGAAGGATAGTAATAATAATATTGTTTCTATTACTAAATCATTGGCTAATAAAGTTTTAACTATTATTCCAAGTAATCTAAGTCCAGGACCATATATTCTTTATCTATATAATGGATGTTACAAGGATTTAGCAAATAATAATTTAGCAACATTCACCTCTAGTTTTACTGTAGATAATATTCCACCCAGTGTAATCAGTTGTGATCCTGTTAATAATGCTGTTAATGTTCCTTTAAATAAAACAATTTTAGTTACTTTTAATGAACCTATAATTGGTGGCAATAATCAGATAGAATTAAGGGACAATAATGGTTCTACAATCTCTACAGTAAATACAATAAATGGAAATGTGTTAACCATAACACCAAGTACATTATTTAGTTATGGGAAGATTTATACATTACATTTACTTGCAGGAAGTTACAAGGATTTGGCTGGGAACTTGTTAGGGGATTATAATTACAGTTTTGCAGCTAGAAACTTAGTTTTAAATTTAAATACAAATCAAACTTATTCCACTATTCAAGACGCCGTTAATGATGCTTCACCAAATGACATTATTCAACCACTAAGTGGAACTTATATAGAAAATATTTTAATTAGCAAAACACTTACTATAATGCCGGTTTCTGGTTCTAGAGTAATAGTTCAAGCTTTAATATCATCTAGTCCTGTTTTTAATTTAACTAGTAACGGCATAATTATTCAAGGGATGACCATCAGGGGATCTACTAATAATCAATCAGCAGTATACATAAATTCTGGTGCTTCAAACTGCATAATCAATGGTAACACCATTACAAACAACTATGTGGGAATAAATAATGTATTGTCAAACAATACTAGGATAACAAACAACAACATCACAAACTATAGTTATATGGGAATCAACATGGGAAAAGATCATTTATATACAAATAACACCTTGATTCAAAACAATATTATAACCACGGGACTTTCAGGAATTACCTATGGAATTCACTTTGGAGATTGTAAAAACACAACTATCATAGGTAATTCTATTTTATGGGAAGGTAGTAGCACAACAGGTGTTACAAGTCTGGGTATAAATGCTCAAGATTCAACTGCTAATATAAATTTCAATCGTATAGCTGGATTCACATATTGTGGATTACGAGATCAAAATAGTACAGTCAATTATTCAAATAATTGGTGGGGAACAAACAATCCAATCTATTTCACTAATGGAGACTCCAATGGAGATGTTTGTGATCCAAACGCAATTTCAAATCCATACCCATATTTAAAATTGAAAATCTCATCAAACAAAAATCCTACTGGCCTAAATAATACCTGTTCTATTACTGCAGATCTGACTCATGATAACAATGGTAAAAATACCTCCAATTCTGGAAGTTTACCCGATGGAATTCCTATTAACTTTACATCTACATTAGGAACTATTGCAAACCCTGGTTATACAAGATATGGTAAAGCTGTAACTACATTCACAGGGTCAATTTATGGCAATGCTACTATTAATGCAACCTTAGACAACCAAATAGTATCCACAATGGTCAATTTAGTTAAAGTTTATAACAACAGAACATTAGCAAGTTACACAAATATACAATCCGCAATAGATGATGCTCTAAGTGGCGATACTATTATCGTCGAAGATGGAACTTATAATGAAAATATTACCCTGAATAAAAAATTGACTCTTAAATCTGATGTTAACAGTAATTCAATTATTAAAGGAGTAGTAACTATTAGTTCCAATGGAAGTAATTCTGTGCTTCAGGATTTAATAGTGAATGGCCATGTTAATTTATTTGCAAACAATTGTAATATTATTGGGAATAGGATTATTGGAAATGGTTCATCGGGAGTTATTGCTTCAACTTCCATTAATAACTTCATTTTCAACAATACTATAACTGCCAATGGTTATGATGGAATCAACAGCACATTTAGTAACAATACCTATTCCGGCAATGAAATATTTGGGTGTCATAGTGGAATTTATTCGTATTATTCTGCTGATACAATTGATGGTAATGATTTGACTGGTAACTACTATGGTATTTGGACTTACAATGCTGCGGATTTAATTCATTTTAATAGAATATCTGGAAACACATATGGTCTTAGAAATGATTTAGGAATTGTGGATGCGACTGATAATTGGTGGGGTAACAACAATGATCCATCAACCGAATCTAGTAATATTAATCTTGTAAGTGGATCAGTAAACTCCTCTTCATGGTTAGTTTTAAGTGTAAATACTTCATCTACAAATTCTGGTGGAAAAACGAGTGTAACAGCTGATTTAACTCATGATAATACTGGATCAGATACATCTTCAAATGGTCATATTCCTGATGGTATTCCTGTAAATTTCAATACGAACTTTGGAACAATTATTGGCACGGCTTATACATTGAAAGGGAAATCCAGTACTATCTTAAATTTAGGTACAACACAAAATGCTACAGTTACATGTAATGCAACCCTTGATAATCAGAATGTATCAACAACAAGCTTAATAATCACAGGTGTGGCAGTACTAAATATTACAAGCACAGCAGTTGACAATGCTACAGGATCACCACTGAATACCACATATACTATTCCCTTAAATAACTCTGTGACATGGTTGAGTGTTTTATGGATTAACAGGGGCATGTTTACGGATGAAATGCAAATAATAATAGATGGAGTAGTAGTTCAAGATAAATACTTTACCAATCCAGCTTATACAAAATGGCAAAATAGTTATCCAACATCACTTTTTGATGCTATCAAATATGTTAACCAGCATTTGCCATTTATTGCCACAACTGAATTACCTACATTCTGGAATAACCTCACAACACAATATAACCTAACAAGTGAAGAACTAACCTTCATCAAGAATCATTCCCAAGATTTTACAGATAATATAACGTTTGATATAGTTTATTCTGGATCACCCGGATTGAAACTAAATGTAACTGACTCACATTCAAATATTTTTAATTTGAACTTCCCGGGAAATGCTATTAAAAGGACTAGTCAAGTTATATATGTCGGTTCTCAAGGGGAAGGTGTGAAGAGTTTTGCTATAGCAACAACAGATGTGACTGCTGATGTTTTACAATACTGGTGGAATCAATATTCCAGTTATCAAACTGGGGATGTTAAGAATGTTGCTTACAATACTTTTCTAACAGCATTAACAGTTGAATATCTTCACGACCAAATCGCAGACAATATTACAACTTTATTGAATGTTACTTGGAGTCGTACTAGCCCTATCATAGTTTCTGTTGCTGAGGATCCACAGCAGATTTATGTGACTTTAGAGTGTGATCATGGTATGGGGATGACAGTAGTAGGACAATTTGAAGACATTTATGTATTTAACTTTATGACATCGTTTTATATTTCAAATATTGAAGATGATGTAATGAGTAATGCATATAACTTGAGTTTTAATTCTGTGACAATGGATTTACTCTACAGATACAATAATAATAAGAATGACTTGGAAAGCATTGAAGAAGACGGATTCATTATAGTAAAGTCCATATCAAATGATAATTTCTTGGTGTTTGACTCAGAAACAGGCATGGTAAGGGATATAGATACTGTTCATAATTTTTATGGAGGTTATTATTTCTATAAGCAAACTACAAACATGATTAATTACATTACACTAATAGGATTTAAATATTTATATTGGCAAATATCAAATCCGTGGGATTTGGGGAACTTCCAATTTCTTTGGAATGGAACCGGAAACGTTTTTATCTCTAGTAATGGTAAATTTCTAGCTGATATCAGTGCTGATAATATATTGGAAATTACAGGACCTATGGGATCAAAAACTGTTGTAGGGACGCAAGGAGCTTTGGATATTACAGATATTCTTGATGCAAATGCAGGTCTTCAAAATCTTCACCTTATACTTACAGATACGGATCAAGGCTTTATTGCAACTAGCCCATTATATATACTCTGGGCAGGTATAGATAGACAAGACCTAGAATTACCTCAACTCTTCCCCACTCCGTCATTTACTTGGCCTCCATCACCATTTCCTCCATTACCATTACCACCGGCCAACTTCCCACCAACCCCATGGGATCAAAATTCTCCAGAAATTCCAATAGACCCAAACACAGTTTTTAAAGATTTCTGGAGAGACACAATAAACCCATTTATATCAATACACAACTATATACTAAAGTCCCAAGATTTACCTCCTAACGCACAAATACCTCCAGGTTCACTATATATAGTAATACATACCCCTTTCAACGATGCAGAAGGTAACCCCTATTATTACATTCCATGGATTCAGCCAGGAGGAGCATGA
- a CDS encoding Ig-like domain-containing protein yields the protein MFSVLGTVSAKDVSKPAVVSMDPVNNSCILSGSPVLKVVFSENIKLGTDYVELRNSNKKDIPINKSLNNSILTIKPNTILTNGSKYTLYLHSGSYTDFAGNSMNIYSTCFTVKTAPSYQIYLEKIQTDMKIKGKSVYAEYAIYQKPTNSTTWNRYLFNHIVNKAKTGVNGPENDYRISKLQNVVLNDNTKNLQIKSSTDLTSPGNWEKAVLLTGKSEKIGGMHGYENYTEIVFYKDGKLLFPNINNPITKCKNLQIKETSNLFNPNNPSQIVAKTITTYEWNGEALKIQNIYNWKINTTVLEAYVAMFPTKNSPTVTSEGKINGLLTENFQTRTTDLHGNSAIAVVWNNLNNLHMSMEITNPIIAFNNYSNTGNTTHGETWFRTASSYIKLYMSRVCQPKTEKITPNTTWNIQTTYKVWNT from the coding sequence TTGTTTAGTGTTTTGGGGACTGTTTCTGCAAAGGATGTGTCTAAACCTGCAGTTGTTTCTATGGATCCTGTAAATAATAGTTGTATTTTATCTGGAAGTCCTGTGTTAAAAGTTGTATTTTCTGAAAACATAAAATTAGGGACAGATTATGTGGAGCTTAGAAACAGCAATAAAAAAGACATTCCAATAAACAAAAGTTTAAACAATTCAATTTTGACAATTAAACCCAATACTATTCTCACCAATGGCAGCAAATATACATTGTATTTGCATAGTGGTAGCTACACTGATTTTGCTGGCAATTCCATGAATATTTACAGCACTTGTTTCACAGTTAAAACCGCTCCAAGCTATCAGATTTATCTTGAAAAGATTCAGACAGACATGAAAATAAAAGGTAAATCAGTTTATGCTGAGTATGCAATTTATCAAAAACCAACAAACAGCACCACATGGAATAGATATCTATTTAATCATATTGTTAACAAGGCAAAAACAGGAGTTAACGGACCTGAAAACGATTACCGTATCTCCAAATTACAAAACGTAGTATTAAATGACAATACAAAAAATTTACAAATAAAAAGCAGTACAGACCTCACATCACCAGGTAATTGGGAAAAAGCAGTGCTATTAACTGGTAAGTCGGAAAAAATTGGGGGTATGCACGGATACGAAAACTATACAGAAATAGTATTTTATAAAGATGGTAAACTCTTATTCCCAAACATTAACAACCCCATAACGAAGTGTAAGAATCTGCAGATTAAAGAAACTTCAAATCTTTTCAACCCAAATAATCCTTCACAAATCGTTGCAAAAACCATTACAACATATGAATGGAATGGTGAAGCATTAAAAATCCAAAATATTTACAACTGGAAAATCAACACTACTGTATTGGAAGCCTATGTAGCAATGTTCCCCACAAAAAACAGCCCTACAGTAACTAGTGAAGGAAAAATAAACGGATTATTGACGGAAAATTTCCAAACACGAACAACAGATCTCCATGGAAATTCAGCAATAGCTGTTGTATGGAACAATTTAAACAATCTCCACATGAGCATGGAAATAACAAATCCAATTATAGCATTTAACAACTACTCAAATACTGGGAACACCACACATGGAGAAACATGGTTTAGAACAGCAAGCTCATACATCAAACTATACATGAGCAGAGTATGCCAACCAAAAACCGAAAAAATTACCCCAAACACAACTTGGAACATCCAAACAACATACAAAGTATGGAACACATAA
- a CDS encoding PASTA domain-containing protein: MSDEKELTKFLGSSVLIILISLLISYIIPQSLTNQSAIYWLICIIIICLVMVTFLLLFKWYFNTSMKAFILILSIFIVFTIAFSYYFYSNDFATTPNLISKSSGDAENLLNKTGLTYNVTYKIVNNSSYVNTVLSQNPKDNVLVHKNSMINIVVGQLESIIFINQPQNHDYVEQNITVSGKVKNLQNGDKVYLLVQPQPISGDGPYEWYIQPTPTHPISVDVQTDGTWKCNAYLGSQGDIGRQFKIVAIVTNLDYSNNKVGFDLPNYKSISNIIYVTRSS; this comes from the coding sequence ATGAGTGATGAGAAAGAATTAACTAAATTCTTAGGTTCTAGTGTACTAATCATTTTGATTAGTTTATTAATTTCCTATATTATTCCACAATCTCTTACAAATCAGTCTGCAATATATTGGTTAATTTGTATTATAATCATTTGTCTTGTCATGGTTACATTTTTACTATTATTTAAATGGTATTTTAATACCTCAATGAAAGCTTTTATATTGATTTTAAGCATTTTTATAGTTTTTACTATAGCATTTTCGTATTATTTCTATTCAAATGATTTTGCTACTACACCAAATCTTATTAGTAAGAGTTCAGGAGATGCTGAAAATTTATTGAATAAAACTGGTTTAACATATAATGTCACTTACAAAATCGTAAACAACTCATCTTATGTTAATACAGTTTTATCTCAAAATCCTAAGGATAATGTATTAGTTCACAAGAATAGCATGATAAATATTGTTGTTGGTCAATTAGAATCGATAATATTTATAAATCAACCCCAAAATCATGATTATGTTGAACAAAATATTACTGTGTCGGGCAAAGTAAAAAACCTCCAAAATGGTGATAAAGTTTATCTACTAGTTCAACCACAACCCATAAGTGGAGATGGGCCTTATGAATGGTATATTCAACCTACTCCGACACATCCGATCTCGGTTGATGTTCAAACAGATGGAACTTGGAAATGTAATGCATATTTAGGAAGCCAAGGAGATATTGGAAGACAATTTAAGATAGTTGCAATCGTAACTAATTTAGACTATTCTAATAACAAAGTAGGATTTGATTTACCGAATTACAAATCCATATCTAATATTATATATGTAACTCGCTCATCTTAG
- a CDS encoding PAS domain S-box protein has product MNKKKFGRRLKISAIKIFLVCNVDSVVKDLETTIESLGHSVTMVKRLQKLELKPDIILVDSSLNKKFLEATISMINKLDLPFIYISTPEEGFNQEVVDQVNYFGTIIKPVDPELLKTSIEFALQKHLKEKELKDRINKLEKRESRYHALIESSFDSVYIMSPDWGEMKHLEGRNFLNSTLNPSKSWINTYIPPEEREKVLTTINNAIKDKTKFELEHKVIAADGTIGQTLSRAVPVLDTNGEIIEWIGTAKDITKRTNIEWELTETKNMLESVIESIPDAVFVSDDEGNFLKFNKAFATYHKFKSKKDVKKTLNEYPDFLEVYGDEKYIIIT; this is encoded by the coding sequence ATGAATAAAAAAAAATTTGGTAGGAGATTAAAAATTTCAGCTATCAAGATTTTCCTGGTTTGCAATGTTGATTCAGTTGTAAAGGATCTAGAAACTACAATTGAATCTCTAGGTCATTCTGTTACCATGGTCAAGAGACTACAAAAATTGGAATTAAAACCAGATATTATTTTAGTAGACAGTTCACTAAACAAAAAATTCTTGGAAGCCACTATCTCCATGATCAACAAGCTTGATCTGCCTTTTATTTACATCAGCACTCCTGAAGAAGGATTTAACCAAGAAGTTGTTGATCAAGTTAACTATTTTGGAACGATTATCAAACCCGTTGATCCAGAATTACTAAAAACTAGCATTGAATTCGCCCTTCAGAAACATTTGAAAGAAAAGGAGCTGAAAGATAGGATCAATAAACTCGAGAAACGTGAATCAAGATACCACGCCCTGATAGAATCAAGTTTTGATTCTGTGTACATAATGAGTCCAGATTGGGGTGAAATGAAACATTTAGAAGGTCGAAATTTTTTAAACAGCACGCTCAATCCATCTAAATCCTGGATAAACACTTATATCCCTCCCGAAGAAAGAGAAAAAGTTCTAACTACAATTAATAATGCAATTAAAGATAAAACTAAATTCGAACTGGAACATAAAGTCATAGCCGCAGATGGTACTATAGGCCAGACATTATCTAGGGCAGTGCCCGTGCTAGATACAAATGGAGAAATTATTGAATGGATAGGAACTGCTAAAGACATAACAAAACGAACCAATATAGAATGGGAGTTAACAGAAACAAAAAACATGCTAGAATCTGTTATTGAAAGTATTCCAGACGCAGTATTCGTATCGGATGATGAAGGAAATTTTTTAAAATTTAATAAAGCATTTGCAACCTATCACAAGTTCAAATCAAAAAAAGATGTTAAAAAAACCTTAAATGAATATCCTGATTTTCTTGAAGTTTATGGAGATGAAAAATACATTATTATCACTTGA
- a CDS encoding PAS domain-containing sensor histidine kinase, with protein sequence MKNTLLSLDMWAVPRALRGETKFNEEYLLKRKDTGEEWWGSYSFAPIKNKKGQITGSVVVGRDITSVKSSEIKLKEINLTLKEREEQLRLFIENAPASIAMFDNEMRYISVSNRWIADYNIEGYKLIGKSHYDVFPEITEKLRQVHKRVLAGSREQASQDKFIRLDGTVQWLKWEAIPWYSPSGSISGIIIFSEDITDLKSANDALKDSQEKYKYVIETAEEGIILLDKNGTIIEANPKSRELFGDMNKPLIGENLEYINRELKINSNDFKEVFEAVLNEKSIPTAWEYFNKKGEKKFIRINLSFIKKESEIERIAIVVEDITDLKMRERSLKENEQFLDNIIDNIPDMIFVKTADELRFERVNRATENIWGYGRDEIIGKTDYDLFSEDKARSYIKDDLEVLKKSELSDIPEEIIDTRYNGERILHTKKIPLIDEKGRSKYLLGISEDITQRKSDEIQLKKSLDEKEALLKEVYHRVKNNMQIISSLLNLQIANVQGEESKDILKDSQSRIKSMAMIHEKLYMSKDLSHINFKEYVEHLVTDIFYTYGVKVGAINPILRIENIELNMETAIPLGLIINEIVINSLKFAFPQGKGSIKIIFKSFNNTLTLTVADDGIGIPESVDYQKTDSLGLKLVTNLVDQLNGVISLETNHGTKFDITFKELEYKKRL encoded by the coding sequence ATGAAAAATACATTATTATCACTTGATATGTGGGCAGTGCCCCGAGCTTTAAGGGGAGAAACCAAATTTAATGAGGAATATCTTTTAAAGAGAAAGGATACTGGCGAAGAATGGTGGGGTAGTTACAGTTTTGCCCCTATTAAGAATAAAAAAGGTCAGATAACAGGATCAGTTGTGGTTGGACGAGATATCACATCAGTTAAATCTTCTGAAATAAAACTTAAGGAAATAAATCTAACATTGAAAGAAAGAGAAGAACAATTAAGGCTTTTCATTGAGAATGCACCCGCATCAATTGCCATGTTTGATAATGAAATGAGATACATCTCAGTCAGTAATCGTTGGATTGCAGATTACAATATTGAAGGCTACAAACTCATTGGCAAATCCCACTACGATGTCTTTCCAGAGATTACAGAAAAATTGAGACAAGTACATAAACGAGTTCTTGCAGGTTCAAGAGAACAAGCTTCCCAAGATAAATTTATACGTTTAGATGGTACAGTTCAATGGCTTAAATGGGAGGCAATTCCATGGTACTCCCCTTCAGGCAGTATTAGTGGTATAATCATTTTCTCTGAAGACATTACCGATCTAAAATCCGCTAATGATGCACTGAAAGATAGTCAGGAGAAATATAAGTACGTTATTGAAACTGCTGAAGAAGGAATCATACTACTAGATAAAAATGGTACCATCATCGAAGCCAACCCAAAATCCCGAGAACTATTCGGAGATATGAACAAGCCACTAATCGGTGAAAACCTGGAATATATAAATAGAGAATTGAAAATTAATTCAAACGATTTTAAAGAAGTATTTGAAGCAGTTTTAAATGAAAAATCTATTCCAACAGCGTGGGAGTACTTCAATAAGAAGGGTGAAAAAAAATTCATCAGAATCAATTTATCATTTATAAAAAAAGAATCTGAAATCGAAAGAATTGCAATTGTTGTAGAGGACATTACAGATCTTAAGATGAGGGAACGATCCCTAAAAGAAAATGAACAATTCCTAGACAACATTATCGACAACATTCCCGACATGATATTCGTGAAAACAGCTGATGAACTCCGGTTTGAAAGGGTTAACCGGGCCACAGAAAATATTTGGGGTTATGGAAGGGATGAAATCATTGGAAAAACCGATTATGACCTATTTTCAGAGGATAAAGCAAGATCCTATATCAAAGATGATTTAGAAGTTTTGAAAAAATCTGAATTATCTGATATTCCTGAAGAGATCATAGATACCCGATACAATGGTGAAAGAATACTGCATACCAAAAAAATTCCACTAATCGATGAAAAGGGACGATCAAAATATCTTCTAGGGATTTCAGAAGATATAACCCAGAGAAAATCGGATGAAATACAGCTTAAAAAATCTTTAGATGAAAAGGAAGCCCTGTTAAAGGAAGTTTACCACAGAGTAAAAAACAACATGCAGATCATATCCAGCCTACTGAATCTGCAAATTGCCAATGTTCAGGGGGAAGAATCCAAGGATATACTGAAGGATAGTCAAAGCCGTATTAAATCAATGGCAATGATACACGAAAAACTGTACATGTCAAAGGACCTAAGCCATATCAACTTCAAAGAATATGTTGAACATTTGGTTACAGATATTTTTTATACCTACGGAGTTAAAGTCGGTGCAATTAATCCAATCCTCAGGATCGAAAATATCGAATTGAATATGGAAACAGCAATCCCCCTGGGACTAATAATTAATGAAATTGTGATAAACAGCCTTAAATTTGCATTTCCACAAGGGAAAGGTTCTATAAAAATTATTTTCAAAAGTTTCAACAACACATTAACACTAACAGTTGCCGATGACGGTATTGGCATTCCTGAAAGTGTTGATTATCAGAAAACAGATTCATTAGGACTTAAACTTGTTACTAACCTAGTAGATCAACTCAACGGTGTAATAAGCCTTGAAACAAATCATGGAACTAAATTTGATATCACATTTAAAGAGTTGGAATATAAAAAAAGGCTCTGA